CCGTCCCTTCACCTGCATCTGAGAAGACATAGATGCCATTCTCGACATCATCGAAACCCTCGATCTCGTGAAACGGAAAGGGATTCATATCCAAACTGAAGACCTGTCCATCACACAGCGCACTGTCAGGGATGATCAATTCATCGATAACTCCAAGTGTGGTGCTCAATATGGAATCGCAGCCATTGGCCGCCTGGAGCGTGTCCACATACACCCCTTGTTCTGTATAGACTGCATCCCCGACCATGAATTCTCCACCTGTACAGATATACCTCTGTTGGCTATGAGTTGAAATAGGGAGAACTGCAATGGATATCTGGACCAAGCTATCACACGAGTTGGTCGATATATACACCTCTTCATACTGTCCGGCAACTGCATAAGACGCAACAGGGGTAGTGTACTCCTCCCCTTCACAGAGCGTGATGGCAAGCATGGTCGTATCCACATCCAACACCTCCAGATGACTGATAATCACGGAATCACATCCTGCAGCTGACTCGAATACATCTGTATATGTACCTGAGGTCGAGTAGCTGTTATCTCCTTGATCGTAGCTCTCCCCTTCGCAGATGGTCACATCCATTTCTATGGAATAGACCGGAGACACATTTAAAATGGTCTCGATTATAGAATCACAACCCAGTGTGTTCTGGAAACTATCCTGATAGGTGCCAGACTCCGTATAGACACTGCTACCGATCTCATACTGCTCTCCATCACATATTTGGACCTCATTCATATAGGTGATGACTTCACCTACGGTCAGATCAGTGATCACGATACTATCGCAACCAAGGGCACTGCTCATAGTATCGGTATAGATACCCGTCACAGTATAGGTCGATGAGCCTACAGTGAAACTCTCTCCTTCACAGATAAAGGTCTCTTGCTCGTAGGTCTCCTCTGTATCCTCATCGATGATGCCATCACAATCATCATCCAGTCCATTGCATTCTTCTGTATATATGACCTGTATATCACATACGGTCTGGATGTTGGTGAATCCTCCGGTAGAACCTGTAAATCCGATGAGTACTTGGGAGTTCCCTCCAAATACCGAGTTCACCAGGTCCACGGTGATATCCAAGAGGACCGTTCCATCGAAGAGGATGGTCAATTGATCATCGACCGCATCCCAAATACACTCTACCAGATGGTACTCTCCGTCTTCTATGTTCCCAAGGTCAATCGCGGGTCCGGCAGAGCCATCCATCACTCCATTGTAATGGAGCATAGCATGGTCATTGGGGATATCGAATTCTGCCGGTCCATTGTTCCAGGTATCGAATTCCAGTGCAATACTGGGACTGATACCCCCATCACCACCGTATGATAGAAAACCTCCCGGCTCACCGATGGCAGCTTGG
The DNA window shown above is from Flavobacteriales bacterium and carries:
- a CDS encoding T9SS type B sorting domain-containing protein translates to GQCDPIEYDTFYSSQIAPVPPEIQTGEVECYSITQNFEFQVGAIWSTETIDLNNSFEYSYYVNLGFNDGGADGIVFVLSGDPLGQAAIGEPGGFLSYGGDGGISPSIALEFDTWNNGPAEFDIPNDHAMLHYNGVMDGSAGPAIDLGNIEDGEYHLVECIWDAVDDQLTILFDGTVLLDITVDLVNSVFGGNSQVLIGFTGSTGGFTNIQTVCDIQVIYTEECNGLDDDCDGIIDEDTEETYEQETFICEGESFTVGSSTYTVTGIYTDTMSSALGCDSIVITDLTVGEVITYMNEVQICDGEQYEIGSSVYTESGTYQDSFQNTLGCDSIIETILNVSPVYSIEMDVTICEGESYDQGDNSYSTSGTYTDVFESAAGCDSVIISHLEVLDVDTTMLAITLCEGEEYTTPVASYAVAGQYEEVYISTNSCDSLVQISIAVLPISTHSQQRYICTGGEFMVGDAVYTEQGVYVDTLQAANGCDSILSTTLGVIDELIIPDSALCDGQVFSLDMNPFPFHEIEGFDDVENGIYVFSDAGEGTVTVDLDGCVLSDVFHLDFIPNYSTESMQLDLCEEESLDLEGRDLDIDFMWTTGETSPVITVVEAGVYVKEYSYACGDFQDRFTVESLACNCNFYIPSAFTPDMDRLNDHFGIQYQCEFLSYELTVYDRFGNVLFQSTDPDAFWNGGVDGYYVPAGVYAYVLNYKALEKEGLTEGRSMGSITVIR